From Microlunatus capsulatus, a single genomic window includes:
- a CDS encoding AzlC family ABC transporter permease, with protein MNDGSDDAAGPEVDERAARRSVLRAAVGIGLYAAAFGASFGAVATGSGLSAAQAVVLSLVMFSGASQFAFTGVAAAGGSALTAVAAALLLGLRNAFYGVTLTSVLAPRGASRFWTAHFVIDETTAMAVGQRGVRLQRYAFWSTGLILCALWQLGTLAGALAGGIVDPADFGLDAAGPAVFLALLWPGLTSREARWVAVVGAALALALVPVAPQGVPVLAAAGVAVAAGLRPGATRTGPAS; from the coding sequence GTGAACGACGGGTCCGACGACGCCGCCGGTCCGGAGGTGGACGAGCGCGCCGCCCGCCGCTCGGTGCTGCGCGCGGCGGTCGGCATCGGCCTCTACGCCGCCGCCTTCGGGGCCTCGTTCGGCGCCGTGGCCACCGGCTCGGGGCTGAGTGCGGCCCAGGCGGTGGTGCTGAGCCTGGTGATGTTCTCGGGCGCCTCGCAGTTCGCCTTCACCGGCGTGGCCGCCGCCGGCGGGTCGGCGCTGACCGCCGTCGCCGCGGCGCTGCTGCTGGGCCTGCGCAACGCCTTCTACGGCGTCACCCTCACCTCGGTGCTGGCTCCGCGCGGCGCGTCCCGGTTCTGGACCGCGCACTTCGTCATCGACGAGACGACGGCCATGGCCGTCGGCCAGCGCGGCGTCCGGCTGCAGCGCTACGCGTTCTGGTCGACGGGGCTCATCCTCTGCGCGCTGTGGCAGCTGGGCACGCTCGCCGGCGCGCTGGCCGGCGGGATCGTCGACCCCGCCGACTTCGGCCTCGACGCCGCCGGTCCCGCCGTCTTCCTGGCCCTGCTCTGGCCGGGCCTCACGAGCCGCGAGGCCCGCTGGGTCGCGGTGGTCGGGGCGGCGCTCGCGCTGGCCCTGGTCCCCGTGGCGCCGCAGGGCGTGCCGGTCCTCGCCGCCGCCGGGGTCGCCGTGGCCGCGGGCCTGCGGCCGGGCGCGACCCGCACCGGGCCGGCGTCGTGA
- a CDS encoding AzlD domain-containing protein — protein sequence MTGLWVALVVAAVGSYLTKLAGLSLPESVLAHPRVQRVAAFLPVAMLAALVAVQLADGGGRYAVDWRVLAGVAAAVVALLMRRGFLVVFLTAIAVTALLRLLT from the coding sequence GTGACCGGGCTGTGGGTGGCCCTCGTCGTGGCGGCGGTCGGCAGCTACCTGACCAAGCTGGCCGGGCTGTCCCTCCCCGAGTCGGTGCTGGCCCACCCGCGCGTCCAGCGCGTCGCCGCCTTCCTGCCCGTCGCCATGCTGGCGGCGCTCGTCGCGGTGCAGCTGGCCGACGGCGGCGGGCGGTACGCGGTGGACTGGCGGGTGCTCGCCGGGGTGGCCGCGGCCGTCGTCGCCCTGCTCATGCGGCGCGGGTTCCTCGTCGTCTTCCTCACCGCCATCGCGGTCACGGCCCTGCTCCGCCTGCTCACCTGA